From the genome of Pleuronectes platessa chromosome 12, fPlePla1.1, whole genome shotgun sequence:
AACCTCTGTCCAGAGCGGGGCCCTTCCAGCCCCGTTGTCACCTAATCACTATCAAAGTAGCAGCAAGGTCAATAGCAAATGTAACATAACGTAGAGGatttggggaaaaaacaaagaggGCCTTTCTGGAGTCGTCGATACCACTTTACTATAAGACGACAAACATGTGACTGGCTGTGTTATTGTTCAGCTGAGTATGTTGCATCAAATAGTAATCACACAAGACAAGGCCCAAACACagacttttatttatgtaagttgttttttatttattttcacaattatttatatatgtattatatgaatgtttatatatttatacatacatacatataatatatatatatacatataatatgtatataaataatatcTATGTTTAATGGAATTATTTAAAATCTTGTTTTTACTGGGTACGGGGGTTCTTCTTGTGAGTATATGTGTATTTTGGGGAGATTGTTTTGATGTAAAACCCTttgtgttacattacatttttatgaaaaattatatataaagtctgattaattattttactcagGAGGTTCTGtgtttggttagggttagggttagcctaaccctaaccctaacccaagtaGTTTGCCATTGATGTTTATTATCTTAAacttattcttttatttttaattctgtatttttctAATAATAATCACTTATTCATtactatttgtattattattattattacagtagCCATTTAAATGGCAACAATTTTCTCAAATATAAACTGGCAAATGAAAACGAATGACTAGAGACTTCTatcttttaatatttcaaagctttaatttaaatttggttCCTGGTGGTCACCTGATCAGTCAAAAACAAACACGGGCGGCTTTGCAAACTGTTGAACATTGATTAACCAACAAAAGCCTCAGAGAAATATCTAACTCACACACTTCAGGTAGAACCCCAAACAGCTGAGCTGAAGCCTATCAGCGgctcctgttttcttttcatgtgcAGATTTGCTCCCCACAATCACCAGGAGAAAAACTAAGCTGGCTCATCATTCAGTGATTAATTGGACAGCTACTCCGTCCCACACACCGGCCTCAAAGTGAGTGTCGAGCTTGTCACATGGTTTGACATGTCCGGGCCATGGCCGAGCTGTTTGCAAAcgctttgacctttgacctaaatATGACAAATTTTTCTTTCTGAGGTGCTGCCAGAAGACAATATATGAATAGCTAAATGAAAAGTCGTCTTTTATCTGTATTTACACATGCAACATATAATATCCACAATGTAGTGTTGATCAGTAATAATAATCTCTGAGCTCCAGTTTTATGTAAAATGCATTGGGAATGTAAATGCAAACATAGAGAGGCATAGAAGTCAAACAGCCAGCACAGGGCGAAGTGCGGCAACAGATTTACAGTGTTATTATGTGCTTTACAACACAGTGCAGCTTGAAGTCTAGCAGAGTTATCTGAGGCTCCAACCAttactttttatctttatctggaCAACCAGCACAATCAATGTGTGTGGAGACGGCTCCTGAAGGTCCAGCAACTCTCCCTGTGCTTTATCCGAATCCTCACACATCATGGGAATTATTGTGCCAACAGGAATTTTTCACATAGTAAAGTTGTTAATTTATCCTGgatattcatataaaaaaaaaacgtacacAGAATATTTCACTATCTAAAATTAGTCTGATAATAAGATAAAATAGGAAGACTCTTATCAATGCACCGTTTCAGCAGATCAAATAGTTGCCTTGGCCAAGTTTACATACAATGATCGAGTGATAAAAGCCAATACTGCTGCAGCCCACAGCCTTTCAGCTCATGCAAAATCCCAGTGAAgagcttattttatttttgtcctgaCTCTGTAGAGATGTGTAAATTAGATAAACAAAATGCCATGTGATCAGCTTATCTCTTCATGTTAATTCAAGAGTATAATCCTCTGAACAGGAAAACAGTgatgctgtctgtctgtgattgtCAGAGACTCACATTGTGCACCAACAAAATAACTTAGatgccacagttttttttattgttttttttttatcatatttggTATTTTTGACCGCTAAAATATGCCTTCACTTGAAATAGACATATTTTCAGTTATACAAAATTACAAGACGAAAGGTAGTCATGTTGTTGTCAAACTAATtctatgaaatgaaaataaatcaaattacttCTGTTGCAAAATAGTaaagaaattactttttttttttattagggaCAATATTCAGCAGTTTCCAATAAAAGGATTTGTGGTGataataactttttttaattaaaactcaaaCAATCGGTGATAGATGGTCCTTTCCACATCCTGTTCTCAGTTATGCACCTCCACACCTCCCAAAAGAAGCCTGTCTCCTGCAGTAGTTGGGAAGAGTTAAAACACACTGTATGGGCACACGAGTGTCCATGCCACATAATGACTTTAGTTAGCCCGTGCTCAAACTGGGGAACTAATAGGACAATTGTTCCTTGCTTTACACGTGTGGCTATACTTAAATAAGTTGTGTAGTGAAACAGCTCCGGATGTGTTTCAGAAAAgaaacgcacacatacacttgTTTGAGCATTTGGAAGCGGCCCATTTTATGTAACTCACCTAGTTTCCCTACTAGCCTcacatttatttgtaattaCATGTccgtatttgatttttttttgtcatgcacCCAttcgttttctttttcctccgtCACATAGGAGCCTCCACGGTCACAGCAAAGGGCCACAAGAGGGCAGCACTGGAGCCAGATTATGTTGCTGTCGTCTAACGTTTAATGAATTCCATGCATCTTAAATATCAAGTGAAAACGAGTGAACCCCATGAAATGACCGCTAGAGGATTTTTCATAACATGATTTTCCACTTATGTAAGAGTCCATGAATAAACAGACAGGACACACCCTGCTGTCAGACTCCTCACCGCGATTTCCACCCGGTCGCATTAGGGAGcgggaccagagcagagcagccactgacagcagcagacatGGCGACAAGTGATGGAGGCGATTATTTTAAAAGAACCAGCCTGTTCTGGATCGTCTCGGTGACACTCGGGATGTCCTATTTCACCGTAAGTCAACTCGAGCGATCACAACAGAAGAAATGCGGGATTTAGGCAGATTGAGTGGTTATCATTTCTCTTTCAGACGCCAACGTGTCGTGTTGCGCTAAATGTCCTCCGGGTCGAGCTATTATTCTCTTGTTACATCATATGTTCGTACTATCCTGATTTCTGGGGACATTCCGcgacatgtttttctttacttcCACTCAACACTTGCTAATGGTTTGTTTGCATCGGCAGGGTCTCCGTGGTTCATGTTGAATCTTATCTGGAGCCATTCAGGTCAACTCACTTGTACAAAGTCCACTGGACAACTTGGCTGTCCACTGTAGTGCACTGTTGCTCAGCCAACACTAGCTAATGAGTGTCATATAAAAGACAACAGCAGTTTATCAGTGATAAATATTGACTTAAGCTGGATATCAGTTTCCTCTCCAAATATCCTCGGGGACCGTAAAGCTAAGACTTAGTCAGTACATGACATGGTTGTGGCTAATGTAAGTAAAGTTTATTACAAATTAATACACAGCCAAAACTATATCCCAGACACTAGACGTAACAAGGTGAAAGAAAGGTAGGTTTGAAAAGAAGACAACAGAGACTGCAGAACATATTTTCATAGGAAGAGAGTTCTCAGACGAGTGCGAGGGAAAAAACCTGTAGGCACTGATCTGAAGACCTGAGTGACCTTTTGGTGATTGGAGCAGGTCAGAGATGTATTCACAGAATCGTACGCTTCAATACAGAACATTCACCCACAACAGCTCTAAGATCTTTGAAATAAAAGGCAGCTGAGATATCGGCCTGTAGTTTAGGGGAAGGGAAGGATCAAGATTAGTGTAATACTAATGTATTTGTGGCTGGTCAATAAAAAAACGAATGAAAATGtatctgtaaaatctctttagAGTCTTCCTGAATGTGTTGTATTAAAACCTGTAAAAGGATGAAAGGTGAATTTTCCAAATAAATGGTTATTACCCGAGTACAGGCTGGTTAAACGTTCACCACCACTTGTCACATGTCCATTTGTTCAGGCAAACACCAAACACTGATCCAGCCTGGTTAAATGTATTACCTGTTGTAATAAGGGAAAACCATCATAGTTCAGTGTTCCGTTTGACAGTTTATAACCTGCAGTTTATAACCTGCAGCCTCTGGGCTTCCAACAAAAGCCCTTTGTCTCATCCACCATCTATAGTCCATGGACACATACCTGACATGAACCTGTTGGACAGAGCAGGACAATAGCAGCATGACacaatacaacatgtttgttggaCTTCCCTGTGATTCATGGTTTGTTGTATGTAACCACGTTATTCTGTGCTGAAGAATATTAGGTGTGTTTTGTATATTGTACAGTCTTTTATTTAGGGGTATTTTTCATACTCACTCACCTCAGACCTCCTGGTTCTTAAAAACATGCATGTGTAAACATCTATTAAATGAGTGGTACCTTTCTCACAAAGGAAATTTCaatgatataaaataatattttggaAAAACTACAGTCAAAATGTCTTGGTCAGGTTTTCAACTCTACAGCTATTCATTGTGATCTGTGGCACCAAATAACTTCTAGATGTGAAGGATCTTTCTATTATTACCCAGAATCAATATCTGGCTGCAGAAAAATGTAAAGCTAGTTTTAATGgtacatatttaaataaaaattcctCATCTGGGTCTAAAACTATTTACTTTTATGAATTTGACTACTGTAAAAACTTTCAGCATTACTAATGCATGTTGCAAATTATTGTTGCATTCTCGGAAACTCAGTACATTTCAACCTAACCCTGAAAGGAATTCGCAGCTGGTGAGACTGAGAACACACAGGcaaagaaaaatgtatgaaCCAAAGCTCCGAGGGACAAACTTAGAAAAATGTACAAAACCAAACTATTGAAGTAGAGCTTTAGGACTCTGCAAGGTCAATTTACCGCATGAAAATTATTGAAGAAAATCATTCACATGAGTTGAAAAAAGTTAGGAATTCTGACCGGGTCGGCCTGAAAGGACATTTATATGAATCTGAAAGGCATTGGCACAGAAAATTGATCATGACAAATTTAATTTACCAATAAATCAGTTTGATTTCCACATAAAACTATTGATTTCAGTGGTTTTCAGTTTGAACTCACATGATACAACTTAAATACTAGGTCTCGCCAAAAAACTCACCATGATGCAGAACTAACCCTCCTCCATAACTGTAAGAGATTAATTAACATCACATTTCTCACAACAGGGCTGCCCTTTGCTGCACATACAGTGGTCGCACTTATGATCCAAAGCAGCTGTAAAGCTCAAGAATGTCACTAGGTTTCTTTCCAAACGGAGACAACCACTTATTCTCTTAAGAGACAGATGATATTTATCATCAGCTAACCTTGGACTTTccaaaattaaatttaaatggtCCACAACCACTGGGGCACCGCAGAGTCAGCTGTTTGCCATGAAATGCAGGTCATATTATTGCTCAGTTATCACCACAAAGAGTCCTGATGAAACTGGTGCATGAAGACAGTCCTTTCAAATCTCTTCAGGAGACAAGTCTGATGTAGAGAAGTGAAGATCTCGTGTCAGAGCGTTAAACAGGAAGATGTGCCCTTAGAAATGACTCACTCTTAGATTTGTAAAGGTTTTTCTCTCAAAATGCACAGCACACTGTTTGTTTGACATGTTATTCATAGTTAATGTTGTTAACATGGTTTGATGCTGATGCACCCTGTCATGTGTTTTGCAGTGCACCGTGTTTGTACCAGAACAAATCCCATTTGAGAGCCTTGGTGTCTTCGGCAGCTTCTGCAAACACCTTGTGGATAATTATGCAAACATAATGTACAAAGGGTGAGTGATGAAACTTTATACATTATATAGAACATACAGTCAATTCTATACAGTGAATAATCCCGGTTACACCTTTCCTTCTCTGAAGAGCGGGATATGGTCGACGCTAATTCTGTTGCTCTCATTAGCGCCGCAGAAATGTAAAGATATttctcattaaaataaaaacaatgagcaGCATCGATGACTGTCACATGATGCAAACTAAACTCACCGAGGCTGAAGAACACAGTTTCATCGACTCGAACCTTAATGCTCTTCACCGTTAACAGATCGTTACCACTGGTTGTGGGCTCATtgactcttcctcctgcagtgtGTTAAAGACGACAATCACATGATGATGTGTCACTGTGATCGAAGTCATGTGATGCACAGCAGTGTTTAATGAGGATGGTTGAAGAGGAAGTCGTTGAGTCTTTTGTGGTGTGAAACATGTGAAGTGGTTGATCTTTTAGTTTTGTCATGTGACTCCTGTTAATTCAATGCTGGTGCTGCTCAACTGGGCTGCAGGGTAATTTAAAAACATGGTGAAAAAAGTGTCTGTGGAGTTGAACTCATGTTTGTCTGTTACAGGTGGTTGGCCGCCTGGGCTGTCCATGCCTTCGAGGCCTTCACTGCTCTCAGGATGTGCACGTAAGAATGACAATAACTTTTTtgtccactagatggcagtgtgatTTAAAGGTTTTTAATAAGCTGGCTCCCCCTCAAACTTCTATGATTAAACTGGGCCTCTGTTTAAAAACAGAGGCCCAGTTTTAAAGCCTAAAAACCCAAACACACTCTTTACACCAGTCAgtacaaacaaacagcagctgccTCTCATGGTTTTTAACTAGGATAACACCATTTTGTGTCAATTCATTATTCTGGACTGGAGGATactttatattatttgtatcatAGGAGTGTAAAAATATGAGATCATTATTTACAGCTAGGCTTTTGATTGAGTAATATTTATAGACATTTTTATTACATCtacgtttttatttgttttttacattattcaATTTGACCGATTAATATATAACTATATTTGTTATCTCAGTTTACTGactttttttcttacatttatttaactttttgttattttatcttttcaaaTCTATTCATTGGTATTTCATTATCCATATTTGTATGTTTGATGTTATTCTTGGCTCACCAATCAATCGTGAAGAGCACGTTGAACTGCACCAACCTGTATGACAGGTGCTAAGCAAATAAAGCCTCATTGAAACCATTTCTTCTCCACATCCCTGCAGCAACAAAGGTATCCACGACACAGCCACTCGCTGCATGTGGTTCATTCAGACCTTCCTGTTTGGCTTCGCCTCCCTCGGCCTGCTCCTCAAGTACGACCCTGAGCGTCCCAAACAGaactgaaagcagcagcagcagcaggagccgaCAGGATAACACTACATATGCTGAATTTAACAATCCGGTTACTTCCTTGtgcctcttctccttcctccctgtcCTTTCTCTGCGAAATGAAATCTTGCAGAGGGGGACAACAATCGGAGGAAGACCCCTGAGGCTTTTTTAGTGTTAACACTAGTTTTGAAGTGGAGATATATAACTTTGATGAATATGCTGCGAATAGTTCTCACTTTCTTGTGATAGCATCATGGACTGGCCTTTCACTCAATAGATTTTCTTACCATCGTAccatacaaataatattttaaagagTTTTTACTGATCAAGTTATTACCAGAGCCTATTTAATCATCAAAGATTTTCTTGATGAGTCTCCCTTAGATGGATATTCAGAGATTTTATATTCAGTGCAATACAAGATGaatctttaaatacattttctttgtaCACTCATGTTGTTTACAGCCTGGATGGATGGTGGCACTAGGGCTATTTTCTCAGCTGCTGTTATGAACATCATGTCGGACAGGTTTGCTGCAGATGGTTAGTGCCACCAGCCTCTGAACAGAAACAAGAGCTGCTGCTTGAAAATGTACATTCCTTATACCATGgtgctttgtttttaatgacGTTCTTAATATTAacatgggaaaataaaaatgaactgACAGACTACTTGAAATGGTTTTTTTCTGAGTTTTTTCACTGTGTTTAACAAATTTGACTAAAGAATTAACCCTAACAAAATACTGGGATTCCAAAGCCGTGCTTGCAGAAGTCAGGGCAAAGCTTAAACACAAGGTATCAACCTCACTTCTTGTTAAGCTGTTCAGTTTGTTAACATGATGGTGGTGTGAGAGGGGAAAAGTCAGGAAGCACCGAAGCTCCTTTCCTCATCATTTAGAGAATTCAAACAGTTCTTATTATGGCAGCCGCTGAAATTCCTCCAAGGCATTTCACTCAGTTAAGAACCTTCCTGATCCAAATGGACTATTCGAAGGCAACATATGAAATGCAGCTGTTAGTTAAATGTTCCCCTGATAAAGACACATGaccctgaggagcaggaagtcTTTCCGGTGGTTGCAGGAGCTGGCTAATTCTAACACAATTAAAGCTACTGTGTCCTCACTTTGATGCAGCGTATTAAGCAACTAAAGACTAAGCTAGTTATCTGGCTAACCCATAGCCTGTCTATAAAGATGAACAACATCAATGCTCCCCTGAAGTGAATCCAAAGTGtctcaatcgccacctggtggttgaCTGCAGCATAGATCATAAATCCTGCattctccatgttagttgatgggcgatagaccaaactaaaaaataaaaatacacaaaggaAGTTTTCccaaagatgttttttaaaataattttctgcTAGTACTAATTACACCGATGCATTTTCAAGTTTATTGTTCCAGAAAGTTAgattttaattgattatttgatgatataaaaacaggatgaaacatcatgattgatcatttgtatctgggatattttgacTACATTTCtcgacagtgggaggaagtggagaaatgttgtccatctttatatacagttttatGGTTTTATCATCCGAGCACAACACTGTAGGTGTGTGAACCATATTTCATGGCATTTCAGCTAATTGCCTGTGAAATGTTTCAGTAAGAATGAATGTGAAGTGATTATTCCCTCTTCATCTCTACAATAGCCCCTGTTAAATGACACAATAATATTTAGATCCGTGGTTCC
Proteins encoded in this window:
- the tmem254 gene encoding transmembrane protein 254, whose product is MATSDGGDYFKRTSLFWIVSVTLGMSYFTCTVFVPEQIPFESLGVFGSFCKHLVDNYANIMYKGWLAAWAVHAFEAFTALRMCTNKGIHDTATRCMWFIQTFLFGFASLGLLLKYDPERPKQN